In Bythopirellula goksoeyrii, a single window of DNA contains:
- a CDS encoding SDR family NAD(P)-dependent oxidoreductase, which produces MSNPQNPVALITGSGRPRVGNVIARHLADRGYSIALHYNSSEEDAIKSRDEIRVIGCECEAFQADVASESEVDEMAAGVKRKFGRLDVLVTTSSIWGETTFDDVTKEQLHLNFDVNTLGTFFAARAAGRIMIEQPEGGAIVTVGDWSIDRPYLDHVAYFISKGALPTLTRLLARELGERNPKVRVNCIHPGPVMFPGDASEERKARLIEATIVKSADCPEMVAQAVEALVNNKFLTGVCLPVDGGRHMYSPGEV; this is translated from the coding sequence ATGAGCAATCCGCAAAATCCAGTGGCACTAATCACTGGCAGTGGTCGCCCGAGGGTTGGTAATGTCATCGCGCGGCACCTTGCAGATCGTGGTTATAGCATAGCCTTGCACTACAATTCTTCGGAGGAAGATGCGATAAAGTCGCGTGATGAGATTCGCGTTATAGGCTGTGAATGTGAGGCGTTTCAAGCTGACGTCGCTTCCGAATCTGAAGTTGATGAGATGGCCGCCGGAGTGAAGCGGAAATTTGGTCGCTTGGACGTACTTGTGACAACTTCCTCCATTTGGGGTGAAACTACTTTCGACGACGTTACCAAAGAGCAACTTCACTTGAATTTCGACGTGAACACGTTAGGGACGTTTTTTGCGGCAAGAGCTGCGGGTCGAATTATGATCGAGCAACCAGAAGGCGGTGCGATCGTCACTGTTGGCGACTGGTCGATCGATCGTCCTTACTTAGACCATGTCGCGTATTTTATCTCGAAAGGCGCGCTGCCAACGCTAACGCGATTGCTCGCGAGAGAACTTGGCGAGCGCAACCCGAAGGTACGTGTCAACTGTATCCACCCAGGTCCTGTCATGTTCCCCGGTGATGCGTCAGAGGAAAGAAAAGCGAGGCTCATCGAAGCGACGATTGTTAAATCGGCCGATTGTCCGGAGATGGTTGCCCAGGCGGTCGAAGCTTTAGTGAACAATAAATTTCTCACGGGCGTGTGTCTGCCTGTGGACGGCGGCCGACACATGTATAGTCCAGGGGAGGTCTAG
- a CDS encoding Dps family protein: MKFKRHMLNAETTDKVVGCLQQRLIELIDLALQLKQAHWCVVGNNFRAVHLQLDEIILAVRDASDEVAERLSTIGVAPDGRANTVANGSQLTDLSREFESVSNTVTTVADRMDKTIQGLRDSIGKLGELDPISEDMLIAITSGLEKHLWMVQAQEA, from the coding sequence ATGAAATTTAAGCGGCATATGCTTAATGCAGAGACGACTGATAAAGTCGTAGGCTGCCTGCAACAGCGACTTATTGAACTCATCGATCTTGCATTGCAGCTCAAGCAAGCTCATTGGTGCGTTGTCGGAAACAATTTCCGCGCCGTCCATTTGCAGCTAGATGAAATCATTCTCGCAGTAAGAGACGCTAGCGACGAGGTCGCCGAACGCCTTTCGACAATCGGCGTGGCCCCCGATGGACGCGCAAACACTGTAGCGAATGGCTCGCAACTGACTGATCTCTCGCGTGAGTTTGAGAGCGTGTCTAACACCGTGACGACGGTCGCTGACCGCATGGATAAGACTATCCAAGGGCTGCGAGACTCAATTGGCAAATTGGGGGAGCTCGATCCCATTAGCGAAGACATGCTCATCGCTATTACCAGCGGGCTAGAGAAACATCTATGGATGGTCCAAGCACAGGAAGCATGA
- a CDS encoding CIA30 family protein, translated as MKYKRLILMVFMMINSLVKAEEQSRILFTFDKPDAPKTWQTVNDGVMGGRSDGRFKINADGNMEFYGTLSLENNGGFASVRSIGTKLDLMKGDVLLARIRGDGREYSLNLYTPRRRTAFSYRSPFTTKKDQWTEVELPLDKFVATSFGRIVPNQTLDPSEVNGIGVLLGDDKAGPFKLEIEWIKVKRGSKLAEKDSEE; from the coding sequence ATGAAATACAAGAGACTCATTTTAATGGTATTCATGATGATAAATTCATTGGTGAAAGCGGAAGAACAGTCCCGAATTCTGTTCACATTTGACAAGCCCGACGCCCCTAAGACATGGCAGACAGTCAACGATGGCGTGATGGGAGGCCGCTCTGATGGCCGCTTCAAGATCAATGCAGACGGAAACATGGAGTTCTATGGAACGCTGTCGCTAGAAAACAATGGAGGCTTTGCTTCAGTTCGTTCTATTGGAACCAAGCTTGATCTTATGAAGGGTGATGTACTCCTGGCACGGATCCGAGGTGACGGTCGGGAGTACAGCTTAAACCTCTATACGCCTAGACGAAGGACGGCATTCTCTTACCGATCCCCCTTTACGACCAAGAAAGATCAATGGACGGAAGTGGAATTGCCATTGGATAAGTTCGTGGCAACCTCCTTTGGTCGAATTGTGCCAAACCAGACGCTCGATCCTTCGGAAGTAAACGGAATAGGTGTCCTGCTGGGTGACGACAAGGCAGGTCCCTTTAAGCTCGAAATCGAGTGGATCAAGGTGAAGAGAGGCTCGAAGCTTGCCGAGAAGGATTCTGAAGAGTAA